The Buchnera aphidicola (Chaitophorus sp. 3695) genomic sequence AGATATGCAGAAAAATCAAATTATTATATAAATAACGAGAAACCTTGGAATTTATTTAAGAATGATAAATATAATATAAAAATACAATTAATTTGTACTATGGGAATCAATTTATTTCGTTTTTTAATAACTTGGTTAAAACCTATTATGCCTGATTTAAGCAGCCGCGTTGAAAAATTTTTAAATATTAAACTTTCTTGGGAAAGTTTAAGTACTCCTTTGTTAAATCATAAAATTTCTAAGTTTAATCATTTATATCATCGATTAAATCATGTTTCTTCTAAAATTTTTGTATAAATTTTTTCATCTTTTTTTTTTATTATTCCAAATAATAGATATTTTTTTACAATGTATGTTATATTTTTCTTGTATTGAGAATAATCCAATTGCAGAAATAAATTTGTTATCATAGAATAAAAGTGGTATTTTTTTTCTTTTCCAAGGAAGTATTTTAAATTTATTAAATAATTCTTTAATTGTTGTATATTTTTTTATATTTTGATTTATTTTAATTTTTTGATTAGTATGAAATCTAATATTTACTAGTTGTTTTTTTTTTGGTGCTTGAATATTTAAAATACTTTTTTTATTTTCTATATTTTTTGTTTTTAAATATCCATTTTTTTTTGGTAAAAATATTTTTTTTTGTATATTATGCCAAAATATAATATATTTTCGTATGTCATAAGTTTTTTTTATCCAAAATAACTTATTTTTATAATTCCAGATTTCATGTTTTTTTTTAAATTGTATTTTTGGTATTTTTTTTTTTTTATTATGAACAATGTTTTTTAAAATAGATTTTAAAAATTTTAATGCAGGCATTTTCATTTTTTGAAGATGAATCCATTTTCTGATAATAAAATATTGAATATCTATATCCATTTTTTTAATATTTTTAATATTTAAAATTTTTTTTTTAATTAAATTTTTTTTAAAAATAGGTTGAATAAATTTATTTAATAATTTATGTTCTGCAGAAATTAATTTTGTAGTTCTTAAACAAGTTTGTGGAAAATATTTCCATCTTTGAGTTATTTGAGGAATTATTATCTTTCGAAGAAAATTTCTTTCATATGAGGTATCTTTATTACTTTGATCTTCAATCCATTTTATTTTTTTATATTTAGCCCATATTTTTATTTGTTTTCTAGAAAAATTTAGTAATGGTCTAATTAAGTAATTATTAAAAAATTTTTTTTTATAAGCAATTCCAGATAATCCTTTCGGTCCGCTTCCTCTTTTAATAGCTAATAATAATGTTTCACATTGATCATTTAAGTTATGACCAGTTAATAATATTTCTTTTGGATGTAAATTTTCTTTAAAAATTTTATAGCGTTTATTTCTAGCTTGAGATTCTATATTTTTTTTTTTAACATTTAAAAAAATTTTTTTATATATAAATGGAATATTATTTATTTTACAAATTTTTTTACAATGTAATCTCCATTTTTTAGATTCTGAATAAATTTGATGATCAATATGAATAGCACGAATATGAATTTTATATTTTTTTTTTATTTCTATTAATTGATATAATAAAACAGTGGAATCTACACCGCCACTGTAACCTAATAGAAATTTTTTATATTTTATTATTTTTTTTTGAATTGTAATCACAAGAATAATTATATGAATTTATTTGAAAAAATTATTTATATTTTTAAAATTTATACGTTCGAGTGGACTTGAACCACTGACCACTACTATGTCATAGTAGTGCTCTAACCATCTGAGCTACGAACGTTTGTATAATTTTTAAATTTTTTTTTAAATTTATATTTTTATTTTAAAGATAAATTTTTTATTTGTAAATAAAAAAATTTATTTTTTATTAATTTATAAAAATTAAAAATTTTTTGAAATATATGTTAAGGAGAATAAAATGTTTACAGGTATTGTTCAAGGAATTGCAACTTTTTTATATATAAAAAAAATAAATTCTATGTATTATGAATATTGTATTAAAATACCAGATATTTTATTAAAAAATATAAAAATTGGAATTTCTATTTCAAATAATGGATGTTGTTTAACAGTAGTAAAAATTTTTAAAAATATTGTATTATTTCATTTGATTCAAGAAACTTTTAATATAGCTAATTTTAAATTTTTAAAAAAAGGAGATAAAATTAATATCGAAAGAGCAGCTAAATTTGGTGATGAAATTGGGGGACATATAGTGTCTGGTCATATTATTACGACTGCTCAAATCATGAATATTTTAAAAAAGAAAAACACTTGCACTTTTATTTTAAAATTAAAAAAAAATGTATTTATGAAATATATTTTTTATAAAGGATTTATTTGTTTAGATGGTGTTAGTTTAACTGTTAGTAAAATTTTAGATAATAATTTTTATGTACATATTATTCCGGAAACATTATTAAGTACAAATTTTTCTTATAAAAAA encodes the following:
- the tilS gene encoding tRNA lysidine(34) synthetase TilS yields the protein MITIQKKIIKYKKFLLGYSGGVDSTVLLYQLIEIKKKYKIHIRAIHIDHQIYSESKKWRLHCKKICKINNIPFIYKKIFLNVKKKNIESQARNKRYKIFKENLHPKEILLTGHNLNDQCETLLLAIKRGSGPKGLSGIAYKKKFFNNYLIRPLLNFSRKQIKIWAKYKKIKWIEDQSNKDTSYERNFLRKIIIPQITQRWKYFPQTCLRTTKLISAEHKLLNKFIQPIFKKNLIKKKILNIKNIKKMDIDIQYFIIRKWIHLQKMKMPALKFLKSILKNIVHNKKKKIPKIQFKKKHEIWNYKNKLFWIKKTYDIRKYIIFWHNIQKKIFLPKKNGYLKTKNIENKKSILNIQAPKKKQLVNIRFHTNQKIKINQNIKKYTTIKELFNKFKILPWKRKKIPLLFYDNKFISAIGLFSIQEKYNIHCKKISIIWNNKKKR
- a CDS encoding riboflavin synthase subunit alpha, whose translation is MFTGIVQGIATFLYIKKINSMYYEYCIKIPDILLKNIKIGISISNNGCCLTVVKIFKNIVLFHLIQETFNIANFKFLKKGDKINIERAAKFGDEIGGHIVSGHIITTAQIMNILKKKNTCTFILKLKKNVFMKYIFYKGFICLDGVSLTVSKILDNNFYVHIIPETLLSTNFSYKKINSFLNIEIDTLSQTIVDTCIKFFKK